A window of Pedobacter lusitanus contains these coding sequences:
- a CDS encoding winged helix-turn-helix transcriptional regulator produces MRKITSTNYINAKTLHGLCDAAYTLSILSGRWKLTLLVKLGEGNKRFSELKTQLPVITERILALQLKEMEKSGLIIRKESAVKSKLYTYELSPLGRSLDKVIKSLSDWGKINNLQSEL; encoded by the coding sequence ATGAGAAAAATCACCTCAACCAATTATATCAACGCAAAAACACTTCATGGTTTATGTGATGCAGCTTATACCCTATCTATACTCAGTGGCCGCTGGAAACTAACCCTATTGGTCAAACTGGGGGAAGGCAATAAAAGATTCTCTGAACTAAAAACACAATTACCTGTTATTACCGAACGTATATTAGCTTTGCAGCTAAAAGAAATGGAAAAAAGCGGATTAATTATCAGGAAAGAATCCGCTGTAAAAAGCAAGTTGTATACCTATGAATTATCTCCATTAGGCAGATCTCTGGATAAGGTAATCAAATCCCTTTCAGACTGGGGTAAGATAAATAATTTACAATCTGAACTGTAA
- a CDS encoding winged helix-turn-helix domain-containing protein, with protein sequence MKISLDSFDKAFENRLRLQIMSVLAANDYYDFNALKELLNATDGNLASHLKALEKEEYITVNKSFIGRKPNTQYTASSKGIHAFKKHLEALENLIKQQKR encoded by the coding sequence GTGAAAATCTCATTAGATTCTTTTGATAAAGCCTTTGAAAACCGGTTGCGCCTTCAGATCATGAGCGTATTGGCTGCCAATGATTATTACGATTTTAATGCGCTGAAAGAGTTGCTGAATGCAACGGACGGGAACCTTGCCTCCCACTTGAAAGCACTGGAAAAAGAGGAATATATTACTGTCAATAAAAGCTTTATTGGCCGTAAACCCAACACGCAATACACAGCTTCTTCCAAAGGGATTCATGCCTTCAAAAAGCACCTGGAAGCACTTGAAAATTTAATTAAACAACAAAAGAGATAA
- a CDS encoding PLP-dependent aminotransferase family protein, with protein sequence MENKLADKYHLYQKISRGLEQQIKNNVLAIGDKLPSLREFCKIYGTSQTTAIKVYYELESKGLIETRPKSGYFISGSLKRIPALPKTSQPDPESGNILIEDLLEKVYNNPAPINITLAHAVVADELLPIAKLNKGLIQAMRELKGSGTGYGEIQGNEKLRRQIARHTFNMPDLRHEDIITTTGCINAIAYAMMALGKPGDTIAVESPVYFGILQLARSLGLKVLELPTHSQTGIEIDALKQALEANRINLCLLVSNFSNPLGSLMPDEHKKEVVRLIQKYNIPLIEDDIYGDIYFGANRPGTCKAYDESGLVLWCSSVSKTLAPGYRVGWLSPGKFKSEILRLKLFHSIASTNITQEVIANFLETGRYEHHLRKLRNTLHTNSLQYIRAINDYFPDGTKVSRPQGGMVLWVEFDKKIDTIKLYDLAIKKGVSIAPGRLFTLQNQFSHCIRLNYGTPWNDSLDKGLKDLADIAIQLSI encoded by the coding sequence ATGGAGAATAAATTAGCAGATAAGTATCATTTATATCAAAAAATATCGAGGGGCTTAGAACAGCAGATTAAAAATAATGTTCTGGCTATAGGTGATAAACTTCCATCGCTTCGTGAATTCTGTAAAATTTATGGAACCAGTCAGACCACGGCCATTAAAGTCTATTATGAACTGGAAAGTAAAGGATTGATTGAAACCAGACCAAAGTCTGGATATTTTATCAGCGGTTCTTTAAAAAGGATTCCTGCACTGCCAAAAACCAGTCAGCCCGACCCGGAGAGTGGTAATATATTAATCGAGGACCTGCTGGAAAAGGTATATAATAATCCGGCCCCAATTAATATTACATTGGCTCATGCTGTTGTTGCGGATGAATTATTACCTATCGCTAAATTAAACAAAGGATTGATTCAGGCTATGCGGGAACTGAAAGGAAGCGGTACGGGTTACGGAGAGATTCAAGGTAATGAAAAATTGAGAAGACAAATTGCCAGACATACTTTTAATATGCCTGATTTGAGGCATGAGGATATTATTACCACAACAGGTTGTATTAATGCAATTGCCTATGCAATGATGGCCCTGGGTAAACCAGGGGATACCATTGCTGTAGAAAGCCCTGTTTATTTTGGTATTCTGCAGTTGGCAAGAAGTCTTGGTCTGAAGGTGCTGGAGCTACCTACACATTCGCAGACAGGAATAGAGATTGATGCACTTAAACAGGCTTTAGAAGCTAATAGAATTAACCTGTGTTTACTGGTTAGTAATTTTAGTAATCCACTGGGGAGTCTGATGCCTGATGAACATAAAAAAGAAGTTGTCAGACTTATTCAGAAATATAATATTCCTTTGATAGAAGATGATATATATGGAGATATTTATTTTGGGGCTAACCGCCCTGGTACCTGTAAAGCTTATGATGAAAGTGGTTTAGTACTCTGGTGCAGTTCAGTATCCAAGACACTTGCTCCGGGTTACAGGGTGGGCTGGTTATCACCCGGAAAGTTTAAATCCGAAATTCTGAGATTAAAGTTGTTTCACTCCATTGCTTCTACCAACATTACTCAGGAGGTAATAGCTAATTTTTTAGAAACAGGCCGTTATGAACATCATTTACGAAAACTCAGAAATACATTGCACACTAATAGTTTGCAGTACATACGGGCTATTAATGATTATTTTCCTGACGGCACAAAAGTCAGCCGGCCACAGGGGGGGATGGTACTTTGGGTTGAATTTGATAAGAAAATTGATACTATCAAGTTATATGATCTGGCAATTAAAAAAGGAGTGAGTATAGCGCCGGGAAGATTGTTTACTTTACAAAACCAGTTCTCTCATTGTATAAGGTTAAATTATGGAACTCCATGGAATGACAGTCTGGATAAGGGGTTAAAGGATCTTGCTGATATAGCTATTCAATTAAGTATTTAA
- a CDS encoding GNAT family N-acetyltransferase — protein sequence MEILNSTSKDIDAIFNLYDLATDHQKVMGAGLYWQGFERSLIQKEIDENRHYKIIVDGQLACTFCIAHNDPAIWKEKDQDPAVYIHRIATNPLLRGNSYVKHIVAWATQFAKDNQRSFIRMDTGSGNDRLNSYYISCGFNYLGVTQLDDVSSLPAHYKHGSFSLFEINVN from the coding sequence ATGGAAATCTTAAATAGCACATCAAAGGACATTGACGCAATCTTCAATCTTTACGACCTGGCTACAGACCATCAGAAAGTTATGGGGGCAGGCTTATACTGGCAGGGATTCGAAAGATCACTTATTCAAAAAGAAATTGATGAAAACAGACATTATAAAATAATTGTGGATGGTCAGCTTGCCTGCACTTTCTGCATTGCACATAATGATCCTGCAATCTGGAAAGAAAAAGATCAGGACCCTGCAGTTTATATTCACAGAATTGCAACTAACCCCTTGTTAAGAGGTAATTCTTATGTTAAACATATTGTTGCCTGGGCTACACAGTTTGCTAAAGACAATCAGCGTTCTTTTATCAGAATGGATACCGGAAGTGGCAATGACAGATTAAACAGTTATTATATCAGCTGTGGTTTTAACTATCTGGGTGTAACACAACTGGATGACGTCAGCAGTCTGCCTGCACATTACAAACATGGGTCTTTCAGTTTATTTGAAATCAACGTTAATTAA
- the creD gene encoding cell envelope integrity protein CreD, producing MNDQQKTQNNGFRTWFSESVIVKLCLIGILTLLLLIPSSLIQNLVAERQDRQQEVSNEISDKWSGSQLVEGPILILPYKTLANHKDSTGKVSYKEVLTNIYIMPETLNIIGKAEPQLLHRGIFDAVVYNSKVKVNGKFSALELKKSGINPNMVQWDKAKVDIGLSDLKGLKNNPVIKLANQDYAVEPDFTTLSLFTNNLIVQPDLSVNKNTELDFSFDLDLKGSDELTFLHIGKSTTVKIEGSWGNPKFTGRYLPEQRNISATAFTATWKMPYFNRPFSQQWIEEDARLRTSPSIEKNPAVQTTVQTTVQSSSKDGSFGVQFILPVDQYQKTMRSGKYSILIIMLTFISLFFTELLNKRKVHLLQYVLIGAAMIIYYTLLLSFSERVGFDIAYLIASIATVVLIGSFIAALLKNKKPAMIFVGILTVFYGFIYVIIQLQDLALLFGSVGLFIIVAALMYLSAKIDWNRNPLAESENSAKSMPAETDSALKQ from the coding sequence ATGAACGATCAACAAAAAACACAGAACAATGGATTCAGAACCTGGTTTTCAGAATCAGTGATAGTCAAACTATGCCTGATAGGCATTTTAACTCTGCTCCTGCTCATTCCGTCGAGCCTGATACAAAATCTGGTAGCAGAACGACAGGACAGGCAACAGGAAGTCAGTAACGAAATATCAGATAAATGGTCTGGCAGTCAGTTAGTAGAGGGGCCTATCCTGATCTTACCTTACAAAACCCTGGCCAATCATAAAGACAGCACAGGAAAGGTAAGTTATAAAGAAGTTTTAACTAATATTTATATCATGCCGGAAACTTTAAATATTATCGGTAAGGCAGAGCCTCAACTGCTTCATCGCGGGATATTTGACGCAGTTGTTTACAACTCAAAAGTTAAGGTAAATGGAAAATTCAGTGCTCTTGAATTGAAAAAATCAGGTATTAATCCAAATATGGTTCAGTGGGATAAAGCCAAAGTAGATATTGGATTAAGCGATCTTAAAGGATTAAAAAACAACCCGGTAATCAAACTGGCAAATCAAGATTATGCTGTTGAACCTGATTTCACTACGCTCTCTTTATTTACAAACAACCTGATTGTCCAGCCCGATCTGAGCGTAAATAAAAACACAGAACTTGATTTCAGTTTCGATCTTGATTTAAAAGGAAGTGATGAGCTCACCTTTCTGCATATCGGGAAAAGTACAACAGTAAAAATTGAAGGAAGCTGGGGTAATCCAAAATTTACAGGACGTTATCTTCCGGAACAACGCAATATCTCTGCAACAGCATTTACTGCGACCTGGAAGATGCCTTATTTCAACAGACCTTTCTCTCAGCAATGGATTGAAGAAGATGCCAGACTAAGAACCTCTCCTTCTATTGAAAAAAACCCGGCAGTGCAAACCACCGTTCAAACAACTGTTCAGTCTTCTTCAAAAGATGGTTCTTTCGGAGTCCAGTTTATTCTTCCTGTAGATCAATATCAAAAGACCATGCGTTCTGGGAAGTATTCTATTCTGATCATCATGCTGACATTCATTTCTCTGTTCTTTACCGAACTGCTGAACAAAAGAAAAGTACATCTTTTACAATATGTACTCATAGGTGCCGCAATGATTATCTATTACACGCTTCTGCTCTCCTTTAGTGAACGTGTTGGCTTTGACATCGCTTATCTGATAGCCTCAATTGCTACTGTTGTATTGATAGGCTCTTTCATTGCTGCATTGCTAAAGAACAAAAAGCCGGCAATGATCTTTGTGGGAATCTTAACTGTTTTTTATGGATTTATTTACGTGATTATCCAGCTACAGGATCTTGCTTTGCTTTTTGGAAGTGTTGGTTTATTCATTATCGTCGCTGCACTGATGTATCTGTCAGCAAAAATAGACTGGAACAGAAATCCTCTCGCAGAATCGGAAAACAGTGCAAAATCAATGCCTGCAGAAACAGATTCAGCATTAAAACAATAG
- a CDS encoding AraC family transcriptional regulator — MERSRFCHLTVDSVEKEAYVWHEADWKFSDEWHSHHMGQLIFVEKGVQYLHTPDRTYLLPTHHCAWIPPGLLHKTSAPVSPVYLRCIFLSKTADHQFFKELNIFHTPRVLREMILFTEQWSRLEEEDSLEFDFLKALIGILPLTFDTSLPLVLPVPRNPRIASMIDYLTENVANDIKIPDVAANFNLSARTMERLFKQDIGITLAGYIKLYKIIKAVELLSVSGENVKSVAIKVGYDSVSTFSNTFFNVLGVRPQEMIVA, encoded by the coding sequence ATGGAGAGATCAAGATTCTGTCATTTAACAGTGGACAGTGTAGAAAAGGAAGCCTATGTATGGCATGAAGCAGACTGGAAATTTTCTGATGAATGGCATTCTCATCATATGGGGCAGCTGATTTTTGTAGAGAAGGGAGTTCAATATCTGCATACACCGGACAGGACTTATTTGCTGCCAACGCATCATTGTGCCTGGATACCGCCCGGACTTTTACATAAAACATCTGCACCGGTAAGTCCTGTATATCTGCGGTGTATTTTTTTAAGTAAGACTGCAGATCATCAGTTTTTTAAGGAGTTGAATATTTTTCATACGCCAAGAGTATTAAGAGAAATGATACTTTTTACGGAGCAGTGGTCAAGGCTGGAAGAGGAAGATTCGCTGGAATTTGATTTTCTGAAAGCTCTGATTGGTATACTTCCGCTCACATTTGATACTTCCTTGCCGCTGGTTCTGCCAGTTCCCCGAAATCCGAGGATTGCAAGTATGATTGATTATCTGACAGAAAATGTAGCCAATGATATAAAAATACCTGATGTCGCAGCTAATTTTAATCTTTCTGCGCGTACTATGGAAAGGCTGTTTAAACAGGACATTGGTATAACTCTGGCAGGATACATCAAATTATACAAGATCATTAAAGCCGTTGAATTACTTTCAGTTTCGGGAGAAAATGTTAAAAGCGTAGCGATAAAGGTAGGTTATGACAGTGTTTCTACCTTTAGCAATACATTTTTTAATGTTCTGGGAGTGAGACCGCAGGAGATGATTGTAGCATAA
- a CDS encoding DUF5686 family protein gives MQVKEFAIFLFRLSIKRRCLYSAFIVLLLFVFCIGVVHAQQPHTVTGKITDAQTGEAIPYATIFVKLKNGTIRATASDFDGLYHLAIPHDIANDSIYTAYVSYLPGKKLLPKPPKTIVDFQLAVNGRILNGVTITPKTYVNPAWEIMEKLVKNKPVNDQKYLKSYQYQSYNRIEISVTNISEKMKKNKVIKQVLPLMENLQKIAGEEGTPILPIFMSETVSDYKYTTSPERKTEHVLRTKVSGVGIEDETLISQLVGSTFLQYNFYNNFLKLANKDFISPTSDNWKTHYNYELIDSYDKINGRECYKIEFKPKRSHDLAFDGVMWITRDSYALYQIDCKVSQDANLNFLNKIRIQQAMVQAPGTSAWLPGQTRIVVNVGTTQKKLSGFIAKFYLSNKNIEVNKDYPVADFNESLVMSKDVNKKDDQYWVKNRADSLTAADKAVYKMIDTVKNLPLVKTYADIAGMLINGYYKVGKVSFGPYPYTYSYNDLEGNVLRIGATTNTRFSDKLILSGFLSYGFRDERFKYNAAVDYIFSRKPWVQAGVSYQHDIGQTGYQFENFINRANNVFYAAIRNGKVIRRGPFTQNISQAYIQTDLTPTIRGKLTLSHRTFDPLFNFHYHDQADQRVYNRYEVSEIGTELQWTPGRRLLESSKINKRLIIGNGNSNPILTFRYYRGIKAVYGDFNYNKFYFNISQRPRLGIFGIGDYSLTAGYIPSALPYPLLENHRYSFNTMRFMEFTSDKFVSLNYTQHMEGLITNSIPLLKSLNMRTVAVLNVLQGSLSNKNNEAFQRGRSNLNRSLNNTPYVEVGYGVENIFKIIRIDFLHRLTQREHLNEPGDEPSNFAIRTTLQFRL, from the coding sequence ATGCAGGTTAAAGAATTTGCCATCTTTTTGTTTCGGCTTTCTATTAAAAGGCGGTGTCTGTATAGCGCATTTATTGTCTTACTTCTGTTTGTTTTTTGCATTGGTGTTGTTCATGCACAACAACCTCATACTGTAACAGGGAAAATAACTGATGCCCAGACGGGTGAAGCTATCCCATATGCGACAATATTCGTAAAGCTTAAAAATGGTACAATCAGGGCAACAGCTTCAGATTTTGATGGCTTGTATCATTTAGCTATCCCTCACGATATTGCTAATGACTCTATCTACACGGCGTATGTTAGTTATTTGCCTGGAAAAAAGCTATTGCCCAAACCACCTAAAACAATTGTAGATTTCCAGTTAGCTGTAAATGGACGAATCTTAAATGGTGTTACAATTACGCCTAAAACATACGTAAATCCGGCCTGGGAAATAATGGAGAAGCTGGTTAAAAATAAGCCGGTTAATGATCAGAAATATCTCAAAAGTTATCAGTATCAGAGTTATAATCGTATCGAGATTTCAGTAACCAATATCAGTGAGAAAATGAAGAAAAATAAAGTAATCAAACAGGTTTTGCCTCTGATGGAAAACCTGCAAAAGATTGCTGGTGAAGAAGGGACACCAATTTTACCAATATTCATGTCTGAGACTGTTTCTGATTATAAATATACGACCAGTCCTGAAAGAAAAACTGAACATGTACTGCGTACCAAAGTAAGTGGGGTAGGAATAGAAGATGAGACACTGATTTCTCAATTGGTAGGTTCTACATTTTTGCAATATAATTTTTACAATAACTTTCTTAAACTCGCCAATAAGGATTTCATATCGCCTACAAGTGATAATTGGAAAACGCATTATAATTATGAACTGATAGACTCTTATGATAAAATAAATGGCAGAGAATGTTATAAAATTGAATTTAAACCTAAAAGATCACATGATCTGGCCTTTGATGGAGTCATGTGGATCACACGTGACAGCTACGCCTTGTATCAGATTGATTGTAAGGTTTCACAGGATGCAAATCTGAACTTTTTAAATAAAATCAGAATACAGCAGGCAATGGTTCAGGCTCCGGGGACTTCTGCATGGTTGCCCGGGCAAACGCGTATTGTAGTTAATGTGGGTACTACTCAGAAAAAATTATCGGGTTTTATTGCAAAATTCTATTTGTCTAATAAAAATATTGAGGTTAATAAAGACTATCCGGTTGCTGATTTCAACGAAAGTCTGGTAATGAGTAAAGATGTCAACAAAAAAGATGATCAGTATTGGGTTAAAAATCGTGCAGACTCATTAACGGCTGCTGATAAAGCAGTTTATAAAATGATAGATACGGTTAAAAATCTGCCCCTGGTTAAAACTTATGCTGATATAGCTGGGATGCTGATTAATGGTTATTATAAAGTAGGAAAGGTAAGTTTCGGGCCATATCCATACACTTATAGTTATAATGATCTGGAAGGAAATGTACTTAGAATTGGTGCAACAACGAATACGCGGTTTAGTGATAAACTGATTCTCAGTGGCTTTTTGAGTTATGGCTTCAGGGATGAAAGATTTAAATATAACGCTGCCGTAGATTATATCTTTTCCCGTAAACCATGGGTACAGGCCGGGGTTTCTTATCAGCATGATATCGGGCAAACCGGCTATCAGTTCGAAAATTTTATCAATAGAGCAAATAATGTGTTTTATGCTGCTATCCGGAATGGAAAAGTAATCAGAAGGGGGCCATTTACACAAAATATATCTCAGGCTTATATTCAGACTGATCTTACACCTACAATCCGGGGTAAGCTGACCTTATCCCATCGTACTTTTGATCCACTGTTTAATTTTCACTATCATGATCAGGCAGATCAGAGAGTTTATAACCGTTACGAAGTTTCTGAAATAGGAACAGAATTGCAATGGACGCCGGGCAGACGTTTACTGGAATCATCTAAAATCAATAAAAGATTAATTATTGGAAATGGAAATAGCAATCCAATTCTGACATTCAGATATTACAGAGGAATAAAAGCCGTATATGGTGATTTTAATTATAACAAATTCTATTTTAATATTAGTCAGCGACCACGTCTGGGGATTTTTGGAATAGGCGATTATTCCCTTACCGCAGGGTATATTCCAAGTGCATTACCCTATCCATTATTGGAAAACCATAGATACAGCTTTAATACAATGCGTTTTATGGAGTTTACAAGTGATAAATTTGTCTCACTGAATTATACACAGCATATGGAAGGATTGATCACCAATAGCATTCCACTGTTAAAATCATTGAATATGCGTACAGTTGCTGTTTTAAATGTATTACAAGGGAGTCTTTCAAATAAAAACAATGAAGCTTTCCAAAGAGGACGTTCGAATCTGAACCGCAGTTTAAATAACACTCCTTATGTAGAAGTAGGTTACGGCGTCGAAAATATCTTTAAAATTATACGTATTGATTTTCTGCATCGTCTAACGCAGAGAGAACACCTGAATGAACCAGGAGATGAGCCATCAAACTTTGCGATAAGAACAACCTTACAGTTCAGATTGTAA
- a CDS encoding DUF2809 domain-containing protein yields MFRFNKYYFGFTLLLFIIEILIALYAHDQIIRPYAGDFLIVIFLYCLAKTFLNIPVKPLAISVLLFSYFLEASQYFNLIHHLGMDDSKIAPLILGNYFSWIDILAYTLGISVVFMLQSSPAVSLPEH; encoded by the coding sequence ATGTTCCGCTTTAACAAATACTACTTCGGTTTTACCCTACTGCTATTCATTATTGAAATACTCATAGCATTATATGCGCATGATCAGATCATACGTCCTTATGCAGGTGATTTTCTTATTGTTATTTTCCTGTACTGCCTGGCAAAGACTTTCTTAAATATACCGGTAAAACCGTTGGCGATATCAGTTCTTCTCTTCTCCTATTTTCTGGAGGCTTCTCAATATTTTAACCTTATTCACCACCTGGGAATGGATGATTCAAAAATTGCCCCGCTAATTCTTGGTAATTATTTTAGCTGGATAGATATTCTGGCCTATACACTGGGGATTTCTGTTGTTTTTATGCTACAATCATCTCCTGCGGTCTCACTCCCAGAACATTAA
- the wrbA gene encoding NAD(P)H:quinone oxidoreductase — protein MKDEHSTVKVLVLFNTVNGGTYKMAQEIAAGIEDFPGAKAILKQVPRIKPLENEMKQPFASVPYANISELTAYDAIAFGSAVHFGNMSADMRYFLDQSVNIWTSRKLEGIPATVFMSAGSGAGREAAILSFWNTLAIHGMMIVPTGIMGTSEIDKSIPQGNTAFGASSLAGIPNSIRPSKGELHVARLQGYALAKAAKGHQLTNSLTGQTSGLTRQVSPITDKDQKINITETKLKELNISLPKAPAPVGNYKPYRVSGKLVFINQIALNNGKVDHPGLIEKEVTEEQARLATRQTLLNVLAVLKEAAGGNLDNVKQAVQLTGYFYTPAGYTKHAVLMNEASNLLVQLMGEKGMHTRATVGASSLPMNSSVEIQAIFELE, from the coding sequence ATGAAAGACGAACATTCAACTGTAAAGGTTCTGGTACTCTTTAATACTGTCAACGGCGGAACATATAAAATGGCCCAGGAAATTGCCGCCGGAATTGAAGACTTCCCGGGTGCCAAAGCAATACTTAAACAGGTTCCAAGAATTAAACCTCTGGAAAACGAAATGAAACAACCTTTTGCCAGTGTGCCCTATGCAAATATTAGTGAATTAACAGCATATGATGCTATCGCTTTTGGCTCTGCTGTTCATTTTGGCAATATGAGTGCCGATATGCGCTATTTTCTGGATCAGTCAGTAAATATCTGGACATCACGCAAACTGGAAGGAATACCAGCAACAGTATTTATGTCAGCAGGCAGTGGTGCAGGCAGAGAAGCTGCAATATTATCCTTCTGGAATACTTTAGCTATACATGGGATGATGATTGTACCAACCGGGATTATGGGTACAAGTGAAATCGATAAATCTATACCCCAGGGAAATACTGCATTTGGTGCTTCTTCCCTTGCTGGTATTCCAAACAGTATAAGACCATCAAAAGGAGAATTACATGTTGCCAGACTACAGGGTTACGCTTTAGCTAAAGCAGCAAAAGGTCATCAGCTAACAAACAGCCTGACAGGACAAACATCCGGCTTAACCAGACAAGTTTCTCCCATAACAGATAAAGATCAAAAAATTAATATTACAGAGACTAAACTGAAAGAGCTGAATATAAGTTTACCTAAAGCACCAGCTCCTGTTGGAAACTATAAACCTTATCGTGTTTCGGGTAAACTGGTTTTCATCAATCAGATTGCGCTGAATAATGGAAAAGTAGATCATCCGGGTCTAATTGAAAAAGAAGTTACAGAAGAACAGGCCAGACTGGCGACTCGTCAGACCCTGCTTAATGTGCTGGCAGTTTTAAAAGAAGCAGCGGGAGGAAATCTGGATAATGTTAAACAGGCAGTACAATTAACCGGATACTTTTATACCCCGGCTGGTTATACTAAACATGCTGTTTTAATGAATGAAGCATCAAATCTTCTGGTACAGTTGATGGGCGAAAAAGGAATGCATACCAGGGCGACCGTCGGAGCCTCATCATTGCCAATGAATTCTTCTGTTGAGATTCAGGCTATTTTTGAACTGGAATAG
- a CDS encoding peroxiredoxin, translating to MTNLEILPPNLPVPADDHACDHLPGLTIPNVVLKATNGESVTLSSIKGRLVIYCYPMTGPEHVPLPEGWDAIPGARGCTPQACSFRDHYQELKQLNTVVYGMSAQSTEDQTESKERLHLPFELLSDENFLFTSALNLPLHIAGDLKFMKRVTLIFEDGVIVKHFYPVFPPDKNIDEVLAYLKNKSELNSLL from the coding sequence ATGACAAATTTAGAAATCTTACCGCCTAACCTGCCTGTTCCTGCTGATGATCATGCCTGTGATCATTTACCCGGTCTGACCATTCCGAATGTTGTCCTGAAGGCAACCAATGGAGAATCTGTAACACTCTCTTCTATAAAAGGGCGTCTGGTAATTTACTGTTATCCTATGACCGGACCAGAACACGTTCCTCTTCCGGAAGGTTGGGATGCTATTCCTGGCGCGAGGGGCTGTACTCCTCAGGCATGCTCTTTCCGTGATCATTATCAGGAACTAAAACAATTAAATACGGTGGTTTATGGGATGAGTGCTCAATCAACAGAAGACCAGACCGAATCAAAAGAGCGCTTACATCTCCCTTTTGAGTTACTAAGCGATGAAAACTTCTTATTTACAAGTGCCTTAAACTTACCACTTCATATAGCTGGTGATCTAAAATTCATGAAACGGGTTACATTAATCTTTGAAGATGGTGTGATTGTGAAACATTTTTACCCGGTTTTTCCACCTGATAAAAATATTGATGAGGTCTTAGCTTACCTCAAAAATAAGAGTGAATTAAATTCACTCTTATAA
- a CDS encoding RidA family protein, with protein sequence MNKLICLIFIGVSSSGLAQETSKPVRFFDPPAVPVAKGYSQAVEIDLGSSKMIMLSGQVPLNKEGELVGSNDLSKQAEQVFINIRHIVEEAGGSMNDIVKLNYYMINVGEIKLLRAVRDRFINIKTPPTSTLVQVSKLFRDDVLIEIEATAVISKNK encoded by the coding sequence ATGAATAAGTTAATATGTTTGATTTTTATAGGTGTTTCTTCTTCCGGGCTTGCCCAGGAAACTTCAAAGCCGGTCAGATTTTTCGACCCACCAGCTGTGCCGGTAGCAAAAGGATATAGTCAGGCGGTAGAAATTGACCTTGGATCAAGCAAAATGATTATGTTATCAGGACAGGTACCGCTAAATAAAGAAGGTGAGCTGGTTGGCAGCAATGACTTGTCTAAACAGGCGGAACAGGTATTTATCAATATCAGGCATATTGTTGAAGAAGCCGGAGGATCAATGAATGATATAGTTAAACTTAACTATTATATGATTAATGTTGGAGAAATTAAGCTCCTTCGTGCCGTAAGAGATAGATTCATTAATATCAAAACTCCTCCTACGAGTACCCTGGTTCAGGTAAGTAAACTTTTTAGAGATGATGTGCTCATTGAGATAGAAGCTACTGCTGTCATTTCAAAAAATAAATAG
- a CDS encoding VOC family protein — translation MSTVRNRIGVYGLHHIAIRAENFDQTVSFYTEILGYTIGHTWSLPEFNLKQGAMLKSPDGQSYIEIYDREADIPAQGRKKQDREEFVQTALLHICLTVKDSKLAYELAIAGGATSCHEPMTLHLGSPAITVHNSLVYSPNGEVIEFLEPADF, via the coding sequence ATGTCAACAGTAAGAAATCGTATTGGTGTTTATGGTTTACATCATATTGCAATCAGAGCAGAAAATTTTGATCAGACTGTCAGCTTTTATACTGAAATTTTAGGGTATACAATTGGTCATACCTGGTCATTACCTGAGTTTAATCTTAAACAGGGAGCGATGCTAAAATCGCCAGATGGCCAGAGTTATATTGAAATTTATGACCGGGAAGCTGATATTCCGGCGCAAGGAAGAAAAAAACAGGATCGGGAAGAATTTGTTCAGACTGCTTTGCTACATATTTGCCTGACCGTCAAAGATTCAAAACTGGCTTATGAGTTAGCTATTGCGGGTGGTGCTACGTCTTGTCATGAACCGATGACCCTTCACTTAGGATCACCGGCTATAACAGTACATAATTCATTAGTTTATAGTCCTAACGGAGAAGTTATCGAATTTTTAGAGCCGGCAGATTTTTAA